The Silvibacterium dinghuense DNA window GCCGAACGACACGCAGACGGCCAGCGCCGAGCGCCAGACGCACCGCCATCTCCCGCTCACGCGCGGAAGCCCGCGCCAGCAGCAGGTTTGCGAGATTCGCGCAGGCCAGCAGCAACACCAGGCCCGAGACCGCCATCAGCACCATCACCGGCTGCTTATACTGCTGCGCGGCTTCGTTCTCACCCCGGCTGCCATCCCGCAACAGAACCTGCGGCATCTTCTCGCCCGGCTTCGCGGTGTGCGCGCCCGCAACGCTCGCCACCAGAGCCGCAGACATCACGGACTCTGCCCGCGCCTGCGTCACACCCGCCTTCGGCCGCGCCATGACCTGCATCCACCAGCGAATCGGATCTTCGAGCAGCGAGCCTTTGTCGTGAGGAATGAGCACCGGCTGGATGCTGAACGGTACAAAGACCTGCGGCGACTGATGCGCGCTCTTCGCCCCGGTGAATTCCGGCGGATTCACTCCGATCACCGTGAACGGCTTGCTGTTGATCGCGATGACCTTGCCCACCACCGCAGGCGAGGCCGCAAAGGCATGCCGCCAGAAGCCGTCGCTGATCACCACCACCGCGCCCGAGCCTTCGACCGCGTCATCGGCCGGTGCGATCCCGCGCCCCAGCTCCGGCTTCACGCCCAGTCCGCTGTAGTAGCTGCCGGATACCATCTCGGCCTGCACCACCTGCGCCTGCCCGTCCACCGTCGTCGTTACCTCGCCGATGCCCTTGAATGCGAAGAGCTGATCGAAGACGCCCTGCTTCCGGTTCTGCTCCTCGAGCTCGCGATACACCGGGTAGGTGAACGAGGTGCTGGCCGTGCGGTCGCCCTCCTTGTTCAAGTTGCCCCAAATGCTGTGCACCACATTGTCATGGGGAGCCGTCCACCACAGCAGCCGCAGTTCCTGCGGGTGCGGCACATGCAGCTGGTCTAAGAGCATCTCCTTGGCCAGCGTGAAGATCGCCGTGTTCGCGCCGATCCCCAGCGCCAACGATGCAATTGCGATTGCCGTGAACACCGGGCTCTTCGCCAGCATGCGCCATGCATAGCGGATATCGGCGCGCAGATCGTCCCACAGCCGCAGCCCCAGCGAGGCTCGCATCTCTTCCTTGTGCATTGTCACGCCTCCGAACTCGATCCGCGCCTGCCGCGCCGCGGCCTCCGGCACCATGCCCCGCGCGATAAGGTCTTCCATCCGGCACTCGAGATGAAACGCCAGCTCCTCGTCCATCTCCTGCTCCAGCCGCCCGCGCCCGACCACCGCGCACAACCACGACGTGGCCTGAGAGCACAATCGCCTTGCCCATCCCCTCACGCTCAGATCCGCACCCGGCATAGCCGCTTCTCCATCAAGTCTTTTTTGCTCATGTGCGCACCCTCAGTGGTTACAGGTCGCCGGGTACGGTCTTCAGCACGCCCGCGATCACACCGGCCATCCGATTCCACTTCTCGGTTTCATCGCGCAACAGCGCCTTGCCGGCCGTCGTCAGGCGGTAATACTTCGCCTTGCGCTTGTTCTCCGACTCGCCCCACTCGCTCGCAATGGCACCCTGATGCTCCAGCCGATAGAGCGCCGGATAAAGCGATCCCTGCTGAATCTCAAGCTTTTCGCCTGAAATCTGCTGGATACGGAGCAGCACCCCATAGCCATGCAATGGACCCAGGGAAACTGCTTTGAGGATCAGCATGTCAAGCGTGCCCTGCAGAAGGTCTAGTTGTTTCTTGCCCAATACCTGCCCTCCAGCACTCTCCCTAGCCCGTCTAGGAGAAGCTGCTGCACTCACCCTACGCGCCTTCTCCTAGACGGTCAAGGAGGGAATTACATGATCCATGAGCAGGCCGTCGGGGTACGCACAGAGCCGACCCAGCTTTTTCCAGCACCGCGATGACTGAGCAATCAAGCTTAATCCAGGCTATGCGCTCGTTCTTTTCGACTCGATACGAGAGGCATTCGAGCGTTTGGCCCGCCACAATCAACCACTTGCGGCTTATATTCCCAACCGGCTTCATGGGCATGCGCCGGTAACAGAATCAACAAAATCTGCATCTTAGCTGCTGAAGCAGCATGAACGAGGTACGATGCGGATTCTTAGCTTACGCTTGATTGTCGCCCTGGTATTCGGCGTCACACTGGTATCGGTGGTGTCATCCTGGTACCAGGTGAGGACCACGAAAGACGCTCTTCGTCTCGATCTTGAGAGGAAGGCCGAAACTTTCAGCGACAGTCTGGCAGTCATCCCGGAACCTTATCTACAGCGTGGCGACATTGCTGGACTGCTCGCAACGCTGCACCGGTTCGACGGCCGCGACCACCTGATCGGGACAACGGTCTACGACAGAAACGGCTTCATTCTGGCGAACACCGGAAACATTCGTTCGCTCACGCGCACCACACCGCAGATCATCCGCGATGCGATCGCACGCAACAGCACCGAAACCAATTACATGCGATCCGGCTTCCGTCGGCTGTATATCGTAGCTGCACCCATCCCTGCAGCCACAGAAGATATGGCCGGGGGCATCCTTGTGGTCTACGACACCGACTATATCCGCGCGCAGGTCTTCCATATCTGGATTCAGGCCTTTGCGCACATCGCGTTACAGGTGCTGGTGATCGTTGCCATCACTCTGCTGATCGTGCGCTGGAGCCTGGTGGGCCCCATCGCACGTGCAGCCGAGTGGATGAAAAGGCTTCGGACCGACCGCCATGCGCAGCCACCGTCTCCGAAAGACCTGGACTTCCTGAGTTCGCTTGCAAAAGAGGTTGCCCCCCTGGCTGAAAGCATGCGCCAGGCGCGCGCGGCTGCGGAGATCGAAGCGTCTCTTCGCAACAGGAACGAATCCGTATGGACAGCGCAGCGACTGGCCGACCATGTGCGCAACAAGCTTGGAGGCAGCAATCTGTTCGTTGTCTCCAATCGCGAGCCTTACATTCACAGCCGGCAGGATGGCGCAATCAAGGTCACGATCCCCGCGAGCGGTCTTGTCACTGCGATCGAGCCGATTCTCTGTGCCTGCAACGGCACCTGGATCGCGCAGGGGAGCGGCAACGCAGACAGAGAGGTGGTAGACAGCCACGACTGCCTGCAGGTGCCTCCCGAAGACCCGAAGTACACGCTGCGCCGCGTGTGGCTCACCAAGGAAGAAGAAGAAGGCTACTACTACGGATTCGCCAACGAAGGACTGTGGCCGCTCTGCCACATGGCGCACACAAGGCCGGTCTTCCGCACCTCGGACTGGTCCTACTACAACGAGGTGAACGCGCGATTTGCCGATGCTCTTGTCGAGCAGATTGCGGATGAGCAGGCTCCTGTTGTGCTGATACAGGATTATCACTTCGCCCTGCTGCCGCGCATGATCAAGGAACGCCTGCCGCATGCGCGCGTTGCCATCTTCTGGCACATCCCGTGGCCGAACCCGGAATCGTTCAGCATCTGCCCCTGGCAGCAGGAGCTGCTCGATGGCCTGCTCGGAGCGGACCTCATCGGATTCCATGTGCAGGCGCACTGCAACAACTTCCTCAACACGGTGGATCGTGTGCTCGAAGCGCAGGTGGACTGGGAGCGGTTCTCGGTCCGGCACAAGAACCACTGGTCCTCGGTGCTGCCATTCCCGATCAGCGTCGACTTTCTCGAACAGGGAACAGTCAAGACCGACAGCAATACCGCCGAGGAGCGAAGCCAGCTCATTGCCGAGCTCGGGATCGAGACGACCTACCTTGGTGTTGGGGTCGATCGACTCGACTACACCAAGGGCATTGTCGAGCGATTTCTCGCCGTCGAGTCCTTCCTCGAGCGGCATCCGCGTTATCAGGGGCGATTCACCTTCATTCAGATTGGCGCGCCGACACGGAGCAATATTCCTCAGTACGCCAACTTCCAGCGCGATGTGGAAAATGAGGCCGCCCGCATCAACGAGCGCTTTGGACGCGGCCGCTGGAAGCCCATTGTTCTGCTCAGCCGCCAGCACAGCCATAAGGAAGTGGAGCGCTACTATCGCCTCGCCCACCTGTGCATGGTCACGTCGCTGCACGACGGCATGAACCTGGTGTCCAAGGAGTTCATCGCGACTCGCGACGATCTGCGGGGAGTACTGATCCTGAGCCTCTTCACCGGCGCCTCGCGGGAACTGCGCGACGCCATCATTGTGAACCCTTACGATACGGAAGCCACCGGAGAGGCCATTGCGCAGGCGCTGGAGATGGATGTGAGCGAAATTGCAGACCGCATGCAGAGAATGCGGAACGCTGTCAGCGACCACAACATCTACTGGTGGGCGGGCAATCTGATCGGAGATCTGTGCGACCTGCGGCTAAGCCGCAACACGGTACTCAAGACCACCATCGATGTCACGCGGCGTGCCTCTTAGGGGGTCAGGCCGCGCTTTGTTCGACATCGCAATTGCCTTTTAAGCCATCAGACAAGCCGCTGCTTTTCCCTTGTATGGGCAGCGGCCTCCTGAAGATTGCGGCCGATGCGGCGGGCCTTTTCGATGATAAGTTCCGCGCTTTCCGCGGAAAAGGTCTCACGGGCAGTCTCAACGAAGAGAGCAAGCCAGCGCTCGAAATGTTGTGCGTCGA harbors:
- a CDS encoding PadR family transcriptional regulator yields the protein MGKKQLDLLQGTLDMLILKAVSLGPLHGYGVLLRIQQISGEKLEIQQGSLYPALYRLEHQGAIASEWGESENKRKAKYYRLTTAGKALLRDETEKWNRMAGVIAGVLKTVPGDL
- a CDS encoding alpha,alpha-trehalose-phosphate synthase (UDP-forming), with protein sequence MRILSLRLIVALVFGVTLVSVVSSWYQVRTTKDALRLDLERKAETFSDSLAVIPEPYLQRGDIAGLLATLHRFDGRDHLIGTTVYDRNGFILANTGNIRSLTRTTPQIIRDAIARNSTETNYMRSGFRRLYIVAAPIPAATEDMAGGILVVYDTDYIRAQVFHIWIQAFAHIALQVLVIVAITLLIVRWSLVGPIARAAEWMKRLRTDRHAQPPSPKDLDFLSSLAKEVAPLAESMRQARAAAEIEASLRNRNESVWTAQRLADHVRNKLGGSNLFVVSNREPYIHSRQDGAIKVTIPASGLVTAIEPILCACNGTWIAQGSGNADREVVDSHDCLQVPPEDPKYTLRRVWLTKEEEEGYYYGFANEGLWPLCHMAHTRPVFRTSDWSYYNEVNARFADALVEQIADEQAPVVLIQDYHFALLPRMIKERLPHARVAIFWHIPWPNPESFSICPWQQELLDGLLGADLIGFHVQAHCNNFLNTVDRVLEAQVDWERFSVRHKNHWSSVLPFPISVDFLEQGTVKTDSNTAEERSQLIAELGIETTYLGVGVDRLDYTKGIVERFLAVESFLERHPRYQGRFTFIQIGAPTRSNIPQYANFQRDVENEAARINERFGRGRWKPIVLLSRQHSHKEVERYYRLAHLCMVTSLHDGMNLVSKEFIATRDDLRGVLILSLFTGASRELRDAIIVNPYDTEATGEAIAQALEMDVSEIADRMQRMRNAVSDHNIYWWAGNLIGDLCDLRLSRNTVLKTTIDVTRRAS